From the Helicobacter pylori genome, one window contains:
- the hypB gene encoding hydrogenase nickel incorporation protein HypB translates to MSEQRKESLQNNPNLSKKDVKIVEKILSKNDIKAAEMKERYLKEGLYVLNFMSSPGSGKTTMLENLADFKDFKFCVVEGDLQTNRDADRLRKKGVSAHQITTGEACHLEASMIEGAFDLLKDEGALEKSDFLIIENVGNLVCPSSYNLGAAMNIVLLSVPEGDDKVLKYPTMFMCADAVIISKADMIEVFNFRVSQVKEDMQKLKPEAPIFLMSSKDPKSLEDFKNFLLEKKRENYQSTHSF, encoded by the coding sequence ATGAGCGAGCAACGAAAAGAATCGTTACAAAATAACCCTAATTTGAGTAAAAAAGACGTCAAAATCGTGGAAAAGATTTTGAGCAAGAACGACATTAAAGCCGCTGAAATGAAAGAACGCTATTTAAAAGAAGGGCTGTATGTGTTGAATTTCATGAGCTCTCCTGGCAGCGGTAAAACCACGATGCTAGAAAATCTAGCGGATTTTAAAGACTTTAAGTTTTGCGTGGTAGAGGGCGATTTGCAAACCAACAGAGATGCGGACAGGTTGCGTAAAAAAGGCGTGAGCGCGCATCAGATCACCACCGGCGAAGCGTGCCATTTGGAAGCGAGCATGATTGAGGGGGCGTTTGATTTACTCAAAGATGAGGGGGCGTTAGAAAAAAGCGATTTTTTAATCATTGAAAACGTGGGGAATTTGGTTTGCCCCTCAAGCTATAATCTGGGGGCGGCGATGAATATCGTTTTACTCTCTGTCCCAGAGGGCGATGATAAGGTGCTAAAATACCCTACGATGTTCATGTGCGCGGATGCGGTCATTATCAGTAAGGCGGACATGATTGAAGTGTTTAATTTCAGGGTTTCTCAAGTCAAAGAGGACATGCAAAAATTAAAGCCTGAAGCGCCTATTTTTTTAATGAGCTCCAAAGACCCTAAAAGCTTGGAAGATTTTAAAAATTTCCTTTTAGAAAAAAAGCGTGAAAATTACCAATCCACGCATTCGTTTTAA
- a CDS encoding cupin domain-containing protein produces MRMVHFLEGVHFEKLHIEALSENSSNKEIRICMPKGAIMDKHKAPGAISVQVLEGKIVFEVGDEKIEMPKGALISLEAQVSHRLDALENSVIRLSLSKK; encoded by the coding sequence ATGAGAATGGTTCATTTTTTAGAGGGCGTTCATTTTGAAAAGCTCCACATTGAAGCGTTGAGTGAAAATTCTTCCAATAAAGAAATCCGCATTTGCATGCCCAAAGGAGCGATCATGGACAAACACAAGGCCCCGGGAGCTATCAGCGTGCAGGTTTTAGAGGGTAAAATCGTTTTTGAAGTGGGAGATGAAAAAATAGAAATGCCCAAGGGGGCGTTAATCAGCCTAGAAGCCCAAGTTTCACATCGTTTGGACGCTTTAGAAAATAGCGTTATAAGATTGTCTTTGAGTAAAAAATAA
- a CDS encoding type II toxin-antitoxin system YafQ family toxin — protein sequence MLEIELKKKFTKDLKKHILNQKIELEVFDLVVENLRNQIPLDKRFKDHALSGTYKGCRECHIKPNVLLVYRMKGNVLTLVRLGQS from the coding sequence ATGCTAGAGATTGAATTAAAAAAGAAATTCACTAAGGATTTAAAAAAGCATATTTTAAATCAAAAAATTGAGTTAGAAGTTTTTGACTTAGTGGTTGAAAATTTAAGAAATCAGATTCCATTGGACAAAAGATTTAAAGACCACGCTTTAAGTGGAACATACAAAGGCTGTAGAGAGTGCCACATTAAGCCTAATGTTTTACTTGTGTATAGAATGAAAGGCAATGTTTTAACTTTAGTCAGGCTTGGGCAGTCATAG
- a CDS encoding HypC/HybG/HupF family hydrogenase formation chaperone — protein MCLAIPSKVIAINDNVAILETLGVQREASLDLMGESVKVGDYVLLHIGYVMSKIDEKEALESIELYQEMIAKMNETQ, from the coding sequence ATGTGTTTAGCGATCCCCTCTAAAGTCATAGCCATTAACGATAATGTGGCTATTTTGGAGACTTTGGGCGTTCAAAGAGAAGCGAGTTTGGATTTAATGGGCGAGTCCGTTAAAGTGGGCGATTACGTGTTGCTCCACATCGGCTATGTGATGAGTAAGATTGATGAAAAAGAAGCCCTAGAGTCCATTGAGCTTTACCAAGAAATGATCGCCAAAATGAACGAAACGCAATAA
- a CDS encoding RNA-guided endonuclease InsQ/TnpB family protein, protein MKVNKGFKFRLYPTKEQESKLQHCFFVYNQAYNIGLNLQQEQYEKNKDLPQKERKWKKSSELDHAIKQCLRARDLPFSSVIAQQSRMNVERAFKDAFKVKNRGFPKFKNSKFAKQSFSWNNQGFSFKESADERFKIFTLMKMPLLLRMHRDFPPNAKIKQITISCSHRKYFVSFSVEYEQNIATIKNPKDCVGIDLNVFDIACSCGVNNPEKLTDFKRYLLDMEELLGIKLDAKTHATQLIPTYSKLHSLKKYSKKSKRLQKKQSRRVLKSKQNKTKLGGNFYQTQKRLNQAFDKSSHQKTDRYHKITSELSKQFELIAVEDLQVKNMTKRAKLKNVKQKSGLNKSILNASFYQIIFFLDYKQQHNGKLLVKVPPQYTSKTCCNCGSINPKLKLNHRQYLCPDCGYKEHRDINAANNILNKGLSLFRAGNVLADFKEQSLSC, encoded by the coding sequence ATGAAAGTCAATAAGGGTTTTAAATTCCGCTTGTATCCCACTAAAGAACAAGAAAGCAAACTGCAACATTGTTTTTTTGTCTATAACCAAGCCTATAACATCGGCTTGAATTTGCAACAAGAGCAGTATGAAAAGAATAAAGATTTACCTCAAAAAGAAAGAAAATGGAAAAAATCAAGCGAGTTAGATCATGCGATCAAACAATGCCTAAGAGCTAGGGATTTACCCTTTAGCTCTGTGATAGCCCAACAATCACGCATGAATGTTGAAAGGGCTTTTAAAGACGCTTTTAAGGTTAAGAACAGGGGCTTTCCTAAATTCAAAAACTCCAAGTTCGCCAAACAATCTTTTTCTTGGAATAATCAAGGCTTCTCTTTCAAAGAAAGCGCTGATGAACGCTTCAAGATATTCACTCTCATGAAAATGCCCTTGCTTCTGCGCATGCACAGAGATTTCCCCCCTAACGCTAAAATCAAGCAAATTACAATCTCTTGCAGCCACAGAAAATATTTTGTTAGCTTTAGCGTGGAATACGAACAAAACATTGCTACCATCAAAAATCCTAAAGATTGTGTGGGGATAGATTTGAATGTCTTTGACATCGCTTGTTCTTGTGGTGTGAATAACCCTGAAAAACTCACTGATTTTAAGCGCTACCTTTTAGACATGGAAGAATTGCTAGGGATAAAGTTAGATGCAAAAACTCACGCAACACAGCTCATTCCCACTTATTCCAAACTGCATTCTTTAAAAAAATACTCCAAAAAATCTAAAAGATTGCAAAAAAAACAGAGCCGCAGGGTTTTAAAATCCAAACAGAACAAAACCAAATTAGGAGGTAATTTTTACCAAACGCAAAAGAGATTGAACCAAGCCTTTGACAAGTCTAGTCATCAAAAAACAGACCGATACCATAAAATCACAAGCGAACTTTCAAAGCAATTTGAATTGATAGCAGTTGAAGACTTGCAAGTAAAGAACATGACTAAAAGAGCCAAACTCAAAAACGTTAAACAAAAGAGTGGGCTTAATAAATCTATTCTCAACGCTTCATTCTATCAAATCATCTTCTTTTTAGACTACAAACAACAGCATAATGGCAAATTGTTAGTGAAAGTTCCCCCACAATACACCAGCAAAACTTGCTGTAATTGTGGGAGCATCAACCCCAAGCTCAAATTGAATCACAGGCAATATTTGTGTCCTGATTGTGGGTATAAAGAACACAGAGATATTAACGCTGCGAACAACATCTTGAATAAAGGGTTAAGTCTTTTTAGGGCAGGAAATGTCCTTGCAGACTTTAAAGAACAAAGCCTTTCGTGTTAG
- a CDS encoding ABC transporter ATP-binding protein, translated as MVLEVKNLSFKYSQKLILDKLSFSVPKNSITSILAPNGSGKTTLLKCLLGLLKPLEETEIKACNKDILPLKPYEKAKLIAYIPQVEYYAFNFSVLDFVLMGKATHLNLFAMPKAKHIKEATSVLERLDLESLKDQGINDLSGGQRQMVLLARSLLQRTPLLLLDEPTSALDLKNQALFFDAIKDEMKKRELSVLVNIHDPNLVARHSTHVVMLKDKKLFLQASTPIAMTSHNLSALYDTPLEAIWHDDKLVVYAL; from the coding sequence ATGGTCTTAGAAGTTAAAAACCTGTCCTTTAAGTATTCTCAAAAACTCATTTTAGACAAGTTGAGTTTTAGCGTGCCAAAAAACAGCATCACAAGCATTTTAGCGCCTAATGGATCCGGTAAAACCACGCTTTTAAAATGCCTTTTAGGGCTTTTGAAGCCTTTAGAAGAAACCGAAATCAAGGCGTGTAACAAAGATATTTTACCCTTAAAGCCTTATGAAAAAGCCAAATTGATCGCTTATATCCCCCAAGTGGAATATTATGCGTTCAATTTCAGCGTGTTGGATTTTGTTTTAATGGGGAAGGCGACGCATTTGAATCTATTCGCTATGCCTAAAGCTAAGCACATTAAAGAAGCCACTAGCGTTTTAGAGCGCTTGGATTTAGAGTCTTTAAAAGATCAAGGCATTAACGATTTGTCCGGCGGTCAAAGGCAAATGGTGCTTTTAGCCAGAAGTTTGTTGCAAAGAACGCCCTTATTGTTACTAGATGAGCCTACGAGCGCGTTAGATTTAAAAAACCAAGCCCTTTTTTTTGATGCGATTAAAGATGAGATGAAAAAACGAGAATTGAGCGTTTTAGTCAATATCCATGATCCCAATTTGGTTGCCAGGCACTCCACGCATGTGGTCATGCTCAAAGATAAAAAACTTTTTTTGCAAGCTTCCACGCCAATCGCTATGACTTCACACAATTTAAGCGCGCTCTATGACACGCCCCTAGAAGCGATCTGGCATGATGATAAGCTTGTGGTGTATGCGTTGTAG
- the tnpA gene encoding IS200/IS605 family transposase: MKRIDDIRHGRHCVFLMHAHLVFVTKYRRKAFNKEVIDFLGSVFAKVCKDFESELVEFDGESDHAHLLINYPPKVSVSKLVNSLKGVSSRLIRKHHFKSVEASLWGKHLWSPSYFAGSCGGAPLELIKQYIQEQETPH, encoded by the coding sequence GTGAAAAGAATTGATGACATAAGACACGGAAGACATTGTGTTTTTTTGATGCATGCGCATTTGGTGTTTGTTACTAAATACCGGCGTAAAGCGTTCAACAAGGAAGTGATAGATTTTTTAGGATCGGTGTTTGCCAAAGTGTGTAAGGACTTTGAGAGCGAGTTGGTAGAATTTGATGGGGAGAGCGATCATGCGCATTTGCTTATCAACTACCCACCCAAAGTGAGCGTGAGCAAGCTAGTCAATTCTTTAAAAGGCGTGAGCAGTCGTTTGATTAGAAAACACCATTTCAAAAGCGTTGAAGCTAGTTTATGGGGGAAGCATTTGTGGTCGCCTAGTTATTTTGCCGGGAGTTGTGGGGGTGCTCCTTTAGAGTTGATTAAGCAATACATACAAGAGCAAGAAACACCGCATTAA
- the hypD gene encoding hydrogenase formation protein HypD: protein MSVDHLISPFRDKRIILVLSNEIKKLASKLTKKLVIMEVCGGHTHSIMKYGLLDLMPKNLEFAHGPGCPVCVMPRARLDEAYELASMKDSIVLSLGDMMRVPGSYGSLIQAREKGLDARFLYSPMQALEIAKENPHKKIIYIAIGFETTTPMTASVLLNAKKEKLKNLFFHINHILVPPSVSAILEDPACQINALLAPSHVSVISGAQIYAPLVDRFRLPIIVSGFEPVDILESVLMLTKQALNKEAKLEIQYKRAVSYEGNTKAQELVNACMEVRENFEWRGLGNIKHSALKLKEAFASYDAEKVFKEHLSHKTSKENKACKCGEILKGIAKPPDCSLFATTCTPQNPIGSCMVSSEGACAAYYRYKRV, encoded by the coding sequence ATGAGCGTTGATCACCTCATTTCGCCCTTTAGAGACAAGCGGATTATTTTAGTGCTCTCTAATGAAATCAAAAAACTCGCTTCCAAACTCACTAAAAAATTAGTCATCATGGAAGTGTGCGGAGGGCATACGCATTCCATCATGAAATACGGGCTTTTAGACTTGATGCCTAAAAATTTAGAGTTTGCGCATGGGCCAGGGTGTCCGGTGTGCGTGATGCCAAGAGCGCGCCTTGATGAAGCTTACGAACTCGCTAGCATGAAAGATAGCATTGTTTTGAGTTTAGGGGATATGATGAGAGTCCCCGGGAGCTATGGGAGTTTGATACAAGCCAGAGAAAAGGGGCTAGATGCGCGTTTTTTGTATTCGCCCATGCAAGCTTTAGAGATCGCTAAAGAAAACCCGCATAAAAAAATCATCTACATTGCGATCGGATTTGAAACCACCACGCCGATGACGGCTAGCGTCTTACTCAACGCCAAAAAAGAAAAATTAAAAAATCTTTTTTTCCACATTAACCACATTTTAGTGCCTCCAAGCGTGAGCGCGATTTTAGAAGATCCAGCATGCCAGATTAACGCCCTTTTAGCCCCTAGCCATGTGAGCGTGATCAGCGGCGCTCAAATCTACGCTCCTTTAGTGGATCGCTTTAGACTCCCCATTATCGTGAGCGGTTTTGAGCCGGTGGATATATTAGAAAGCGTGCTGATGCTCACTAAACAAGCCCTAAACAAAGAAGCCAAGCTAGAAATCCAATATAAAAGAGCGGTGAGCTATGAAGGGAATACAAAAGCGCAAGAATTAGTGAATGCATGCATGGAAGTGAGAGAAAATTTTGAATGGAGAGGGTTAGGGAATATCAAACATTCCGCTCTCAAGCTTAAAGAAGCGTTCGCCTCCTATGACGCTGAAAAAGTCTTTAAAGAACACTTAAGCCACAAAACCTCTAAAGAAAACAAAGCATGCAAGTGCGGGGAGATTTTAAAAGGCATCGCTAAGCCCCCAGACTGCTCATTATTCGCCACAACTTGCACCCCGCAAAACCCGATCGGCAGTTGCATGGTCAGCTCTGAGGGGGCGTGCGCGGCGTATTATCGTTACAAGCGCGTTTGA
- a CDS encoding FecCD family ABC transporter permease yields MLKTYHIALACVILAVVVLLFGGESLSLEEWQEVYLNVKNHFLHNEELSSLSVIILEIRLPRVILALLVGASLSGSGVVMQTIFRNPLVDPFLLGISSGAMLGVAMAIAVVESNIAILAFFGAILASLAVLAMNRVLGNSVLSLVLSGVVLSAFLSALAGAIKFFVIPQKAQAIVVWLLGSLSLSSYKDCLIAFIGLSLGFIPLFLLRWRINLLSLSDAQSLSLGINPVLLRSLCLVCVSVASALAVSVSGTIGWIGLVIPHVARLFFGANLQKLLLSSLLMGAFFLLLADVVAKTITPYDLPVGIATSVLGAPFFLWLLFRTRGV; encoded by the coding sequence ATGCTTAAAACCTATCATATTGCCTTAGCTTGCGTGATTTTAGCGGTGGTGGTGTTGTTGTTTGGAGGGGAGTCCTTGAGTTTGGAAGAATGGCAAGAAGTGTACCTGAATGTGAAAAACCACTTTTTACACAATGAAGAATTGAGCTCTTTAAGTGTTATTATTTTAGAAATACGATTACCACGAGTGATTTTAGCGCTCTTAGTGGGGGCGAGTTTGTCCGGGAGTGGGGTGGTGATGCAAACGATTTTTAGAAACCCCTTAGTCGATCCCTTTTTACTAGGGATTTCTAGCGGAGCGATGCTAGGCGTGGCGATGGCGATAGCGGTAGTGGAGTCTAACATTGCGATTTTGGCGTTTTTTGGGGCGATTTTAGCCAGCCTTGCTGTTTTGGCGATGAATAGGGTTTTGGGCAATTCCGTCCTTTCGTTGGTGCTTTCAGGGGTGGTTTTGAGCGCGTTTTTAAGCGCCTTAGCCGGGGCGATCAAATTCTTTGTGATCCCCCAAAAAGCGCAAGCGATTGTCGTGTGGCTTTTAGGGAGCTTGTCTTTAAGCAGTTATAAGGATTGCTTGATCGCTTTCATAGGGCTGTCTTTGGGCTTTATCCCTCTCTTTTTGTTAAGGTGGCGCATCAATTTATTGAGCTTGAGCGATGCGCAAAGTTTGAGCTTAGGGATTAACCCGGTGTTATTGCGATCGCTTTGTTTGGTGTGCGTGAGCGTTGCGAGCGCTTTAGCGGTGAGCGTGTCCGGCACGATCGGCTGGATTGGGTTAGTCATTCCGCATGTGGCGAGGTTGTTTTTTGGGGCGAATTTACAAAAACTGCTTTTAAGCTCTTTATTAATGGGGGCGTTTTTCTTGCTTTTGGCGGATGTGGTGGCTAAAACCATTACCCCCTATGATTTACCGGTAGGCATTGCGACAAGCGTTTTAGGAGCGCCTTTTTTCCTATGGCTTTTATTCAGGACTAGGGGGGTGTGA
- a CDS encoding SDR family oxidoreductase codes for MGVGEKEEKKESQKVAVITGASSGIGLECALMLLNQGYKVYALSRHATLCVALNHALCECVDIDVSDSNALKEVFSNISAKEDHCDVLINSAGYGVFGSVEDTPIEEVKKQFSVNFFALCEVVQLCLPLLKNKPYSKIFNLSSIAGRVSMLFLGHYSASKHALEAYSDALRLELKPFNIQVCLIEPGPVKSNWEKTAFENDERKDSVYALEVNAAKSFYSGVYQNALSPKAVAQKIVFLTMSQKIKARYLIGLKTQLLLALYQILPSSWYDSLFRLVVLGRKRDA; via the coding sequence ATGGGCGTTGGAGAGAAAGAAGAGAAAAAAGAAAGCCAAAAGGTGGCGGTTATCACAGGGGCGAGTTCTGGGATTGGGTTAGAGTGCGCGTTAATGCTGTTAAATCAAGGGTATAAGGTCTATGCGCTCTCTAGGCATGCGACTTTGTGCGTAGCGTTAAACCATGCGTTATGCGAGTGCGTTGATATTGATGTGAGCGATTCTAACGCTTTAAAGGAAGTGTTTTCAAACATCAGCGCTAAAGAAGATCATTGCGACGTTTTGATCAATTCCGCCGGTTATGGGGTGTTTGGGAGCGTGGAAGACACGCCCATTGAAGAGGTTAAAAAGCAATTTAGCGTGAATTTTTTCGCCCTTTGTGAAGTGGTGCAACTTTGTTTGCCCTTATTAAAAAACAAGCCTTATTCTAAGATTTTTAACCTTTCTTCCATAGCGGGGCGAGTAAGCATGCTCTTTTTGGGCCATTACAGCGCGAGTAAGCATGCCCTAGAAGCTTATAGCGATGCCTTGCGTTTAGAGCTTAAACCCTTTAATATTCAAGTGTGTTTGATTGAGCCAGGCCCGGTGAAAAGCAATTGGGAAAAAACCGCTTTTGAAAACGATGAGCGAAAAGATAGCGTTTATGCTTTGGAAGTGAATGCGGCTAAAAGCTTTTATTCTGGCGTGTATCAAAACGCCCTAAGCCCTAAAGCCGTGGCACAAAAAATCGTTTTTCTTACTATGAGTCAAAAAATCAAGGCTCGTTATTTGATCGGCTTAAAAACCCAATTGTTGTTAGCGTTGTATCAAATCCTCCCGAGTAGCTGGTATGATTCTTTGTTCAGATTAGTTGTTCTTGGGAGGAAGCGCGATGCTTAA
- the babA gene encoding Hop family adhesin BabA, with the protein MKKHILSLTLGSLLVSTLSAEDDGFYMSAGYQIGEAAQMVKNTKGIQDLSDRYESLNNLLTRYSTLNTLIKLSADPSAINGVRNDLGASAKNLIGDKANSPAYQAVLLAINAAVGFWNVVGYVTQCGGNANGQESASSTTIFNNEPGYRSTSITCSLNRYAPGYYGPMSIKNFKKLNEAYQILQTALKKGLPALKENNGTVNVTYTYTCSGEGNNNCSPSVTGVGNQNGGTKTIIKNSGTKTIISSKVVNSGASGNTTGVSYTEITNKLDGVPDSAQALLAQASTLINTINEACPFFHAPNNQAGGPKWEWPSNKLCGAFSQEISTIQKMITDAQELVNQTSAITNNEQSTQVGANNNGKPFNPFTDASFAQGMLANAQAQAKMLNLAEQVGQAINPERLSGTFKNFVTGFLATCNNPSTAGTSGTQGSPSGTVTTQTFASGCAYVEQTLTNLNNDIAHFGTRAQQIQQAADIADTLVNFKSRYNELGNTYNSITTALSKVPNAQSLQNVVSKKNNPYSPQGIETNYYLNQNTYNQIQTINQELGRNPFRKVGIVSSQTNNGAMNGIGIQVGYKQFFGQKRKWGARYYGFFDYNHAFIKSSFFNSASDVWTYGFGADALYNFINDKATNFLGKNNKLSVGLFGGIALAGTSWLNSEYVNLATVNNVYNAKLNVANFQFLFNMGVRMNLARSKKKGSDHVAQHGIELGLKIPTINTNYYSFMGAELKYRRLYSVYLNYVFAY; encoded by the coding sequence ATGAAAAAACACATCCTTTCATTAACTTTAGGCTCGCTTTTAGTTTCCACTTTGAGCGCTGAAGACGACGGCTTTTACATGAGCGCGGGCTATCAGATCGGTGAGGCCGCTCAAATGGTGAAAAACACCAAAGGCATTCAAGATCTTTCCGATCGTTATGAAAGTTTGAACAACCTCTTGACCCGATACAGCACCTTGAACACCCTGATCAAATTGTCCGCTGATCCGAGCGCGATCAATGGGGTGCGTAACGATTTGGGCGCGAGCGCGAAGAATTTGATCGGCGATAAAGCCAATTCCCCAGCGTATCAAGCCGTGCTTTTAGCGATCAACGCGGCGGTGGGGTTTTGGAATGTCGTGGGCTATGTGACGCAATGCGGCGGTAACGCTAATGGTCAAGAAAGCGCCTCTTCTACGACCATCTTCAACAACGAGCCAGGGTATCGATCCACTTCCATCACCTGTTCTTTGAACAGGTATGCACCTGGATACTACGGCCCTATGAGCATTAAAAATTTCAAAAAGCTTAACGAAGCCTACCAGATCCTCCAAACGGCTTTAAAAAAAGGCTTGCCCGCGCTCAAAGAAAACAACGGGACGGTCAATGTAACCTATACTTACACATGCTCAGGGGAAGGGAATAATAACTGCTCGCCAAGCGTCACAGGTGTAGGCAACCAAAATGGCGGAACTAAAACCATCATCAAAAATAGCGGAACTAAAACCATCATCAGTTCAAAAGTCGTTAATAGCGGAGCTAGTGGTAACACAACAGGGGTGTCCTATACCGAAATCACTAACAAATTAGACGGTGTGCCTGATAGCGCTCAAGCGCTCTTAGCGCAAGCCAGCACGCTCATCAACACCATCAACGAAGCATGCCCGTTTTTCCACGCGCCTAATAACCAAGCTGGTGGCCCAAAATGGGAATGGCCCTCTAACAAGCTGTGCGGCGCTTTTTCACAAGAAATCAGCACGATCCAAAAGATGATCACGGACGCGCAAGAGCTGGTCAATCAAACGAGCGCCATTACCAACAACGAACAAAGCACTCAAGTGGGCGCTAATAATAACGGCAAGCCTTTCAACCCTTTCACAGACGCTAGTTTCGCGCAAGGCATGCTCGCTAACGCGCAAGCGCAAGCCAAGATGCTCAATCTAGCCGAACAAGTGGGGCAAGCCATTAACCCTGAGAGGCTTAGTGGGACTTTTAAAAACTTTGTTACAGGCTTTTTAGCCACATGCAACAACCCCTCAACAGCTGGTACGAGTGGCACACAAGGTTCGCCTTCTGGCACGGTCACCACTCAAACTTTCGCTTCCGGTTGCGCCTATGTGGAACAAACCCTAACGAACTTGAACAATGACATCGCCCATTTTGGCACTCGAGCGCAGCAAATCCAACAAGCCGCAGACATCGCTGACACTTTGGTGAATTTCAAATCCCGATACAATGAATTAGGGAATACTTACAACAGCATCACCACCGCGCTCTCCAAAGTCCCTAACGCGCAAAGCTTGCAAAATGTGGTGAGTAAAAAGAATAACCCCTATAGCCCGCAAGGCATAGAAACCAACTACTACCTTAACCAAAACACTTACAACCAAATCCAAACGATTAACCAAGAGTTAGGGCGTAACCCCTTTAGGAAAGTGGGGATTGTTAGTTCTCAAACCAACAACGGCGCGATGAATGGGATCGGTATCCAGGTGGGTTACAAACAATTCTTTGGGCAAAAAAGGAAATGGGGCGCTAGGTATTACGGCTTTTTTGATTACAACCATGCGTTCATCAAATCCAGCTTTTTCAACTCGGCTTCTGATGTGTGGACTTATGGCTTTGGAGCGGACGCGCTTTATAACTTCATCAACGATAAAGCCACCAATTTCTTAGGCAAAAACAACAAGCTTTCTGTGGGGCTTTTTGGTGGCATTGCGTTAGCGGGCACTTCTTGGCTTAACTCTGAATACGTGAATTTAGCCACCGTGAATAACGTCTATAACGCTAAACTGAACGTGGCGAACTTCCAATTCTTATTCAACATGGGAGTGAGGATGAATTTAGCCAGATCTAAGAAAAAAGGCAGCGATCATGTGGCCCAGCATGGGATCGAACTAGGGCTTAAAATCCCTACCATTAACACGAACTATTATTCCTTCATGGGGGCTGAACTCAAATACCGCAGACTCTATAGCGTGTATTTGAATTACGTGTTCGCTTATTGA
- a CDS encoding acyl-CoA thioesterase has product MPQIQSSHSNHFDFTIDTADRTKLLMSYLVVPTTANFNNVMHGGELLNLLDKVAYVCSTRYCAKGTVTLSVDGVTFKYPIPVGNLLTFLASINYVGNTSCEVGIKVLSEDIKTREITHTNSCYFTMVAVENGKPTPMPKYEPKTEVEIRRYEGALKRKEMRTRGYLKSGKHEGV; this is encoded by the coding sequence ATGCCTCAAATACAATCATCGCATTCCAATCATTTTGATTTCACTATAGACACAGCGGATCGCACTAAATTATTGATGAGCTATTTAGTCGTGCCTACAACCGCTAATTTCAACAACGTCATGCATGGGGGGGAATTGTTGAATTTGTTGGATAAAGTGGCTTATGTGTGTTCGACTCGTTATTGCGCTAAAGGAACGGTCACTTTAAGCGTGGATGGGGTTACTTTTAAATACCCCATTCCTGTGGGGAATTTGCTCACTTTTTTAGCCAGCATCAATTACGTGGGGAACACTTCATGCGAGGTGGGGATTAAGGTTTTGAGCGAAGACATTAAAACTCGTGAAATCACGCACACCAATTCATGCTATTTCACGATGGTGGCTGTGGAAAATGGCAAACCCACCCCCATGCCCAAATACGAGCCTAAAACAGAGGTTGAAATCCGCCGTTATGAAGGGGCTTTGAAGCGTAAAGAAATGCGCACACGAGGGTATTTAAAAAGCGGCAAACACGAGGGTGTTTAA